A portion of the Lolium rigidum isolate FL_2022 chromosome 1, APGP_CSIRO_Lrig_0.1, whole genome shotgun sequence genome contains these proteins:
- the LOC124658516 gene encoding mitochondrial-processing peptidase subunit alpha-like, whose amino-acid sequence MRRLRSLAGGRSRTYAESFPSLLDPLPGLHLPPAPHDEYPQSPPPPPLPRTEVTTLPNGVRIASQDIPGPLCCVSVTVAAGSVHETPSSAGAAYMLEKLAFHETQNRGLGEIALSVEATGGKLGAEAERERMFYRFGALRASLPLTVEVLLDCVRNPAFLRNQVRSKVAEAREELSFLESDPELFLRESLHRVGYSGALGNPLFPTKEALARIDRGAIRSFYFENYTADRLVLAASGVNHQHLLDIAAPLLSDLPKGSPVHKPKSAYTGGDFRHKTDSEMTHVAMAFEVPGGWHQEKAAIIMKVMQTLMGGGASYSSGGPGKGMQSRLYLRVMVEYDWMQSISAFSTVYDDTGLFGIHLAAPSDLVAEAVDIAIRELTTIARPGEVTEAELGRAKNLTISSILQNLESRDNHAEDMGRQILVDSSGKASQDLLERIDEVTLDDITSVAQKMLSSCPTMASWGDVDKVPTHEYVQKLIESPPSDLMWMLKSFFS is encoded by the exons ATGAGGCGGCTCCGCAGTCTCGCCGGCGGGAGGAGCAGGACCTACGCGGAGAGCTTCCCTTCCCTGCTCGACCCGCTGCCGGGCCTCCACCTTCCACCCGCCCCCCACGACGAGTACCCGCagtcccctccgccgccgccgctgccgcgcacAGAGGTGACCACTCTTCCCAACGGCGTCAGGATCGCTTCGCAAGATATCCCG GGTCCGCTGTGCTGCGTCAGCGTGACGGTCGCCGCAGGCTCCGTCCACGAGACGCCCTCGTCGGCCGGCGCCGCCTACATGCTGGAGAAGCTGGCTTTCCACGAGACCCAGAACCGCGGCCTCGGGGAGATCGCGCTCAGCGTTGAGGCCACCGGGGGCAAGCTCGGCGCGGAGGCCGAGAGGGAGAGGATGTTCTACAGGTTCGGGGCGCTCAGGGCCAGCCTGCCGCTAAccgtcgaggtgctcctcgactgCGTCCGCAACCCCGCCTTCCTCCGCAACCAAGTTCGGAGCAAG GTGGCTGAAGCTCGGGAGGAGCTGTCGTTCCTGGAGAGTGATCCCGAATTGTTTCTCCGGGAATCGCTGCACCGTGTTGGTTATTCAGGCGCCCTTGGAAACCCACTGTTCCCTACAAAGGAAGCCCTCGCGAGGATTGATCGTGGTGCCATTCGCAGTTTCTACTTC GAAAACTATACTGCGGACCGCTTGGTTTTAGCTGCATCAGGCGTGAACCACCAGCATTTGCTCGACATTGCAGCACCCTTGTTGTCTGATCTGCCCAAGGGGTCGCCTGTCCACAAACCAAAGTCGGCATATACTGGTGGAGATTTCAGGCACAAAACTGACTCTGAG ATGACGCATGTGGCAATGGCGTTTGAAGTTCCAGGAGGCTGGCATCAGGAGAAAGCAGCTATAATCATGAAAGTCATGCAG ACATTGATGGGTGGCGGAGCTTCATACTCCAGTGGTGGTCCCGGGAAAGGAATGCAGTCCCGTCTTT ATCTCCGGGTTATGGTTGAGTATGATTGGATGCAATCAATTTCAGCATTTAGTACTGTATATGATGACACTGGTCTGTTTGGTATTCATTTGGCCGCG CCATCCGATCTTGTCGCTGAGGCTGTTGATATTGCTATTAGAGAATTGACAACAATTGCAAGACCTGGCGAAG TTACAGAAGCAGAGCTCGGTCGAGCAAAAAACTTGACGATTTCATCCATTCTACAGAACCTCGAATCCAGA GACAATCATGCAGAGGACATGGGGAGGCAAATCCTGGTTGATAGTTCAGG GAAGGCGAGCCAGGACTTGTTGGAGCGCATTGACGAAGTGACTCTGGACGATATCACATCGGTTGCACAAAAGATGCTGTCCTCGTGCCCTACCATGGCGAGCTGGGGAGATG TTGACAAGGTGCCTACGCATGAATACGTCCAAAAGCTGATCGAGTCGCCACCTAGTGACCTGATGTGGATGTTGAAGAGCTTCTTTTCTTGA
- the LOC124693675 gene encoding probable inositol oxygenase, which translates to MTISIEQPQFDVAAERKVASDPAELVLDGGFAVPDSNAFGQTFRDYEAESERKESVEDFYRTNHINMTYDFVKRMREGYARLDKTEMSIWECIELLNEFVDDSDPDLDMPQIEHLLQTAEAIRKDYPDEEWLHLTGLIHDLGKVLLHPSFGALPQWAVVGDTFPVGCAYDECNVHFKYLKENPDYHNPAFNTKFGAYSEGCGLENVLMSWGHDDYMYLVAKENKSTLPSAGLFIIRYHSFYPLHKHGAYMHLMNEEDKENLKWLHVFNKYDLYSKSNVRVNVEEVKPYYMSLIEKYFPNKLRW; encoded by the exons ATGACTATCAGCATCGAGCAGCCTCAGTTTG ATGTGGCAGCGGAGAGGAAGGTCGCCAGCGACCCGGCTGAGCTCGTGCTCGACGGCGGCTTCGCCGTGCCGGACTCCAACGCCTTCGGCCAGACCTTCAG GGACTACGAGGCTGAGTCGGAGCGGAAGGAGTCGGTGGAGGACTTCTACCGCACCAACCACATCAACATGACGTACGACTTCGTGAAGCGGATGCGGGAGGGGTACGCGCGGCTGGACAAGACGGAGATGAGCATCTGGGAGTGCATTGAGCTGCTCAATGAGTTCGTCGACGACAGCGACCCCGACCTCGACATGCCCCAGATCGAGCACCTCCTCCAGACCGCCGAGGCCATCCGCAAGGACTACCCCGATGAGGAATGGCTCCACCTCACAGGCCTCATCCACG ATTTGGGCAAGGTGCTGTTGCATCCTAGCTTTGGAGCGCTACCTCAGTGGGCAGTCGTAG GTGACACCTTCCCCGTCGGCTGCGCGTATGACGAATGCAATGTCCACTTCAAG TACCTGAAGGAGAACCCCGACTACCACAACCCGGCCTTCAACACCAAGTTCGGGGCCTACTCTGAGGGGTGTGGGCTGGAAAACGTGCTCATGTCTTGGGGCCATGACGACTACATGTACCTG GTTGCCAAGGAGAACAAGAGCACCCTTCCTTCCGCAGGGTTGTTCATCATCAGATACCATTCGTTCTACC CTCTTCACAAGCACGGAGCCTACATGCACCTGATGAACGAGGAGGACAAGGAGAACCTGAAGTGGCTGCACGTGTTCAA CAAGTATGACCTGTACAGCAAGAGCAATGTCAGGGTCAACGTCGAGGAAGTGAAACCCTACTACATGTCGCTCATCGAGAAG TACTTCCCGAACAAGCTGAGATGGTAA